Proteins from one Candidatus Methylomirabilis sp. genomic window:
- a CDS encoding DUF4149 domain-containing protein codes for MERLERFEIAQDPLPREAARLARGAVRRERLRTWASGLHLLLLGAWAGAMAFFAFAVAPAAFAALPSRHLAGELVTRIVTTLDAVGVLAAALILVTALLSRPATAWRRPVGAFSLTLYALLLLSPALSRGLISPRLLAMRQGIGRPIEALAEGDPLRVAFNQLHQVSVGLLGVALVAAVVAFGLGWREARKRGR; via the coding sequence ATGGAACGCCTCGAGCGCTTCGAGATCGCCCAGGATCCGCTCCCGCGGGAGGCGGCACGGTTGGCCCGCGGCGCGGTCCGCCGGGAGCGCCTCCGGACCTGGGCCTCCGGTCTGCACCTCCTGCTGCTCGGGGCCTGGGCGGGGGCGATGGCTTTCTTCGCCTTCGCCGTCGCGCCCGCCGCCTTCGCCGCCCTGCCCAGCCGGCACCTGGCCGGGGAGCTGGTCACGCGGATTGTGACCACGCTCGATGCCGTGGGGGTCCTGGCGGCCGCCCTGATCCTGGTGACGGCCCTGCTCAGCCGACCCGCCACTGCCTGGCGGCGCCCCGTCGGCGCGTTCAGCTTGACGCTCTACGCCCTTCTTCTCCTCTCCCCCGCCCTCTCGCGCGGCCTCATCTCCCCCCGCCTCCTGGCGATGCGGCAGGGCATCGGCCGGCCCATCGAGGCGCTGGCGGAGGGGGACCCGCTGCGGGTGGCCTTCAACCAGCTGCACCAGGTCTCGGTCGGGCTGCTAGGCGTGGCGCTCGTGGCGGCGGTAGTCGCCTTTGGCCTGGGGTGGCGGGAGGCCCGGAAGCGGGGGCGCTAG